The following proteins come from a genomic window of Hypanus sabinus isolate sHypSab1 chromosome 9, sHypSab1.hap1, whole genome shotgun sequence:
- the LOC132399773 gene encoding tyrosine-protein phosphatase non-receptor type 1-like isoform X1 yields MEQEFAEIDKNGSWPALYQDIRHQASDFPCKVAKLPENRNRNRYRDVSPFDHSRIRLQQGDNDYVNASLIKMEEAQRSYILTQGPLPNTCGHFWEMVWEQKSRGVVMLNRLIEKGSVKCAQYWPSKEETDMIFPDTQFKLTLISEDVKSYYTVRQLEVENLATKETREILHFHYTTWPDFGVPESPASFLNFLFKVRESGSLNPDHGPIVVHCSAGIGRSGTFSLVDTCLLLMDKRKEPLSVDVKQVLLEMRKYRMGLIQTADQMRFSYMAIIEGAKFIMGDPSVQEQWKELSNEDLAPPEHSPPPPRPPKRATETANGKTPDQRICFPVPDERTCEQTMEDIPDGKINQLIKSQAESSEPELRKRHTGENASMPIQTNEQDNLQKSEKDEEVVKEEHSSLHWKPFMVNVCVLAALTAGAYFSYRAYFH; encoded by the exons GATATCCGACATCAAGCCAGTGACTTCCCCTGTAAAGTAGCCAAGCTTCCAGAAAATAGAAATCGGAACAGATATAGAGATGTCAGTCCGT TTGATCACAGTCGAATTAGGCTGCAGCAAGGTGATAATGACTATGTCAATGCAAGCTTGATTAAAATGGAAGAGGCTCAAAGAAGTTACATTCTGACTCAG GGACCTCTTCCCAATACATGTGGCCATTTCTGGGAAATGGTTTGGGAGCAAAAGTCTAGGGGAGTGGTCATGCTCAACAGATTAATAGAGAAAGGATCA GTAAAATGTGCACAGTACTGGCCAAGTAAGGAAGAAACAGACATGATATTTCCAGACACACAGTTCAAGTTAACATTGATTTCTGAAGACGTAAAATCATACTACACAGTACGACAGTTGGAGGTTGAAAACCTTGCA ACCAAAGAAACCAGGGAAATTTTGCACTTTCATTATACCACATGGCCTGATTTTGGAGTTCCAGAATCTCCTGCTTCATTCCTTAACTTCCTTTTCAAAGTGAGGGAATCTGGCTCACTGAATCCAGATCACGGACCTATTGTGGTCCATTGCAGTGCAGGGATAGGAAGATCTGGCACTTTCTCACTGGTCGACACATGTCTTCTGCTG ATGGATAAACGGAAAGAACCTTTATCTGTGGATGTTAAACAAGTTTTATTAGAAATGAGAAAATATCGTATGGGTCTTATTCAAACTGCCGATCAAATGCGTTTCTCCTACATGGCTATTATTGAAGGGGCAAAATTCATCATGGGAGACCCTTCTGTACAA GAACAATGGAAGGAGCTTTCCAATGAAGACCTTGCGCCACCAGAGCATAGTCCTCCACCTCCAAGGCCTCCAAAACGTGCAACAGAAACGGCCAATGGAAAAACACCAGATCAGAGGATATGTTTTCCAGTCCCAGATGAAAGAACATGTGAACAAACGATGGAAGATATCCCCGATGGCAAAATAAACCAACTTATAAAGTCGCAAGCAGAAAG TTCAGAACCAGAACTTCGTAAGAGGCACACTGGAGAGAATGCATCTATGCCCATACAGACAAATGAACAGGATAATCTACAAAAAAGTGAAAAGGATGAGGAAGTGGTGAAGGAAGAACATTCATCATTACATTGGAAACCTTTTATGGTTAACGTATGTGTACTTGCTGCTCTTACAGCCGGGGCTTACTTCAGCTATAGGGCATACTTCCATTGA
- the LOC132399773 gene encoding tyrosine-protein phosphatase non-receptor type 1-like isoform X2 produces MEEAQRSYILTQGPLPNTCGHFWEMVWEQKSRGVVMLNRLIEKGSVKCAQYWPSKEETDMIFPDTQFKLTLISEDVKSYYTVRQLEVENLATKETREILHFHYTTWPDFGVPESPASFLNFLFKVRESGSLNPDHGPIVVHCSAGIGRSGTFSLVDTCLLLMDKRKEPLSVDVKQVLLEMRKYRMGLIQTADQMRFSYMAIIEGAKFIMGDPSVQEQWKELSNEDLAPPEHSPPPPRPPKRATETANGKTPDQRICFPVPDERTCEQTMEDIPDGKINQLIKSQAESSEPELRKRHTGENASMPIQTNEQDNLQKSEKDEEVVKEEHSSLHWKPFMVNVCVLAALTAGAYFSYRAYFH; encoded by the exons ATGGAAGAGGCTCAAAGAAGTTACATTCTGACTCAG GGACCTCTTCCCAATACATGTGGCCATTTCTGGGAAATGGTTTGGGAGCAAAAGTCTAGGGGAGTGGTCATGCTCAACAGATTAATAGAGAAAGGATCA GTAAAATGTGCACAGTACTGGCCAAGTAAGGAAGAAACAGACATGATATTTCCAGACACACAGTTCAAGTTAACATTGATTTCTGAAGACGTAAAATCATACTACACAGTACGACAGTTGGAGGTTGAAAACCTTGCA ACCAAAGAAACCAGGGAAATTTTGCACTTTCATTATACCACATGGCCTGATTTTGGAGTTCCAGAATCTCCTGCTTCATTCCTTAACTTCCTTTTCAAAGTGAGGGAATCTGGCTCACTGAATCCAGATCACGGACCTATTGTGGTCCATTGCAGTGCAGGGATAGGAAGATCTGGCACTTTCTCACTGGTCGACACATGTCTTCTGCTG ATGGATAAACGGAAAGAACCTTTATCTGTGGATGTTAAACAAGTTTTATTAGAAATGAGAAAATATCGTATGGGTCTTATTCAAACTGCCGATCAAATGCGTTTCTCCTACATGGCTATTATTGAAGGGGCAAAATTCATCATGGGAGACCCTTCTGTACAA GAACAATGGAAGGAGCTTTCCAATGAAGACCTTGCGCCACCAGAGCATAGTCCTCCACCTCCAAGGCCTCCAAAACGTGCAACAGAAACGGCCAATGGAAAAACACCAGATCAGAGGATATGTTTTCCAGTCCCAGATGAAAGAACATGTGAACAAACGATGGAAGATATCCCCGATGGCAAAATAAACCAACTTATAAAGTCGCAAGCAGAAAG TTCAGAACCAGAACTTCGTAAGAGGCACACTGGAGAGAATGCATCTATGCCCATACAGACAAATGAACAGGATAATCTACAAAAAAGTGAAAAGGATGAGGAAGTGGTGAAGGAAGAACATTCATCATTACATTGGAAACCTTTTATGGTTAACGTATGTGTACTTGCTGCTCTTACAGCCGGGGCTTACTTCAGCTATAGGGCATACTTCCATTGA